A single window of Nicotiana sylvestris chromosome 5, ASM39365v2, whole genome shotgun sequence DNA harbors:
- the LOC104224479 gene encoding protein DA1-related 2-like, whose translation MSSSSINHISQPCIYGDLISSTAERKSRFMKWLSKLFKGGGSGNRGMPGGHQPQFLGEENKVWRAPARSMDDNSRTSKEKEELDRAVALSLAEDLKRPKGYKWRTDQDEDLARSLQDNSNSSSYPPYLPPYAPSYAPWEYNPDSYRKCSGCYRDIVSGNYLGCMGTFFHPECFLCRACGVPITEYEFSLSGNNTYHKTCFKEMTHPKCEVCHQFIPTNGAGLIEYRCHPFWSQKYCPSHENDTTKRCCSCERLESRNARYMSLGDGRSLCLECMESAIMDTGDCQPLYHSIRDYYEGMNMKIDQQVPMLLVERQALNDAIEGEKHGIHHMPETRGLCLSEEQTVTSILRRPRMGGRGLVGIRTHPQKLIRRCEVTAILVIYGLPRLLTGAILAHELMHAWLRLKGYRGLSPEVEEGICQVLSHMWLESEVMPASRNMPSTSTSSSSSTWSSSKKGGKSQAENKLGEFFMHQIAHDASPAYGGGFRSAYASVNKYGLRSTLDHIRLTGSFPL comes from the exons ATGTCTTCTTCAAGTATTAACCATATATCTCAGCCTTGCATATATG GTGACTTAATTTCTTCAACTGCTGAGAGAAAGTCAAGGTTTATGAAATGGCTGAGTAAACTTTTCAAAGGTGGAGGGTCAGGTAATAGGGGAATGCCAGGTGGACACCAACCACAGTTTCTTGGAGAGGAAAATAAGGTTTGGCGTGCTCCAGCAAGATCAATG GATGATAACTCTAGGACCAGTAAGGAGAAAGAGGAACTAGATCGTGCAGTTGCACTCTCTCTTGCTGAAGATTTGAAGAGACCAAAAG GATATAAATGGAGGACTGATCAAGATGAAGATCTAGCAAGATCACTTCAAGATAACTCTAATTCATCCTCATATCCTCCATATCTTCCTCCTTATGCTCCTTCATATGCTCCTTGGGAATATAATCCCGATAGTTATAG AAAATGTAGTGGCTGCTATAGGGATATTGTCTCTGGAAATTATTTGGGATGTATGGGAACTTTCTTTCATCCAGAATGTTTTCTTTGTCGCGCTTGTGGTGTTCCGATTACTGAATACGAG TTTTCGTTGTCAGGGAATAATACATATCATAAGACATGTTTCAAGGAAATGACTCATCCCAAATGTGAAGTTTGCCATCAATTT ATACCAACAAACGGAGCTGGCTTGATCGAGTACAGATGCCATCCATTTTGGTCTCAGAAATATTGCCCTTCACATGAGAACGATACCACCAAAAGGTGCTGTAGTTGTGAACGTCTAGAG TCGCGGAATGCAAGATATATGTCTCTTGGAGATGGTCGGAGCTTATGCTTAGAGTGCATGGAATCTGCAATTATGGATACCGGCGACTGCCAACCACTTTACCATTCCATTAGAGATTATTATGAAGGCATGAATATGAAAATAGATCAGCAAGTTCCTATGCTGCTTGTCGAAAGACAAGCCCTTAACGACGCCATTGAAGGGGAAAAGCAT GGTATCCATCATATGCCCGAGACGAGAGGTCTATGCCTATCAGAAGAGCAGACAGTTACTAGT ATACTCAGAAGGCCAAGAATGGGTGGTCGTGGACTAGTAGGAATCAGAACACATCCTCAGAAACTAATTAGAAGATGTGAAGTTACAGCTATTCTAGTAATATACGGCCTCCCAAG ATTACTTACTGGTGCCATTCTTGCTCATGAACTGATGCACGCCTGGTTACGCTTAAAAG GATACCGTGGTCTCAGCCCTGAGGTAGAGGAAGGAATCTGCCAAGTGCTTTCACACATGTGGCTTGAATCAGAGGTAATGCCTGCATCCAGAAATATGCCATCTACGtcaacttcttcatcctcgtctACATGGTCATCGTCCAAGAAAGGCGGAAAATCACAAGCAGAGAATAAGTTGGGTGAATTTTTCATGCACCAGATAGCACATGATGCTTCTCCAGCATATGGTGGAGGATTTAGATCTGCTTATGCATCTGTCAATAAGTATGGTTTGCGAAGCACGTTAGATCACATTCGCCTCACAGGAAgttttcctttatga